DNA from Vitis vinifera cultivar Pinot Noir 40024 chromosome 19, ASM3070453v1:
GCATAGGAAGATATCAACAACTTGTTGGAAAGCTCATTTATCTCTCTCACACAAGGCCTAGCATGTGTTTCCAGTTAGtgttgtaagtcaattcatgaacGAACCCAATAAGCCCACTGAAGAACATCTTGAAGTAGTTTATAGGATCGGTTGATACTTAGAAATGGCTCTtggaaaaagaatattttttcgAAAAGGAACAAGTGAGGAAGTTGAAGTCTACTCAAATGCTGATTAGGTTGGATCAATTATAGACGGAAGGTCAACTGGGCTATTGCACCTATGTATGGGAAAACTTGGTGGCTTGGCATGGCAAGAAGCAATTTTTTGTTACAAGGAGTATTGTCGAGGTACAGTATACGGCTTTAACTGAAGTATATGATTGAAAAGATTGcttgataaattataaatttcaaCAAAAGAAGCTAATGAAGGTGTTCTGTGACAATTTGGCTACAATCAGTATTGCTAAAAATCTTGTTCATCATGATAGCACTAAGCATGTGGAGTTGGATTGttatttcatcaaagaaaaatttgaagGGGTACTAAACTTGGTTCATACTTCTACACATCTTCAAGTAACTGATGTTCTAATGAAAACCCTTTCAAGAATAAAGTTTGAAGAATTGACTTCCAAGGTGGGAATGATTGACATCTATTCCCCAACTTGAAGGGAGTTTGAGTTTCCAATTTAATTCCTAACTTTTAGGAATTAGTTTCCTAGTCTTTTAGGATTAGATTCtgattttatttcctattttaaataAAGAGATAAGGATGATTGTATCTGCAAACTCTATTTTAATTTTGCTTATATCTCTTATTTTAAGGGATTGTTTGTTACTAGAATTGTAGGGATTCAATGACAGGTCTATTGTCATGcttcttttatatattctaGCTTTTTCTACTGTGTTATgtgatataagaaaaattagagttttcctctctaatatatatatttatgttaaGAATGGGATTTAAGCTTGAAGTGTTACTAAAATCCTTTTTTGTCTCTCTACAATCTAAGATGTTCAAAATTTTGTATGGCTTTATGGTTGTGCTTAGTTGCATTGCACAGAAAGGATCAGCTTGGGTATTTAAAAAGGTTCAAAGATCACATACTCAGAAATGAGGCTGCAATTTAATGGCACATGACATATATGACAAATTTGAGGACCTTGGTTGGAGCCTTGCTTTTGTGCTTGGttaagtgaattttttttagagtttaaATAAAAAGCTATCCCACATCAATAATGTGAAAACCAAAAAAGCTCTATTTAAAAGATGGTGGCCCCTATGCTACCATAGCTCATGACGGATTAATCCCAAGTTGAAAAAGGTGCTGACATGGCACCAGAAAAATCGTCGATAACACTGAAAAATCGGTGTAATGTTGGTATATCGCTGATAAATAGGCGAAAAATtagggaaaaatgaaaaaaattggatgGGCAAGATGTCTACTTTAGTTGTCATGTTGGAGCCTTCCAATATCCAAAATATTGGCGATATTTGACATTTTAATTATGGAATCAATATCCATATAAAGTTCCTATCATCAGCATAATGTTTTATCACCTTTGTCCTTTTTGAGGGGTTTCAAAAGATTGAGGTAGCATGGTATGCTATACCTTTTTGGTCAAGGTTCTTAAGGCATTTTACAGCTAACTTTTGTTCTTGAATTCTGGTAAGGCTCAAAGATTGAGCCAGAGAATCAAAACATTTCTATCTTTTATGCAATATACAGTAGTCTCTTATGACCCTTAATAAGAcaattttcctaattctttctctttctttgcaAAAGTAGGAAAAGAGATGGAAAAGGAGTATTATTTAGAcctaaaagaaatagaaaattttctattttcttagactaaaaaaggtagaaactttGATAAAAAGTCAACTACCAaccaaaatagaaatttaacaAACCATGGCAAGCCCCAAGATGAACTTTAATCATCCATACTGTCTCAAATTAAGGTTTGGCCATTGGAACAAGCCTTTGCGCTTCTCTTGTAGTTCAAAGGATATTTCCAATGTTGTTCCCCATCtctttaattcaattttaaacttTAGAATAACCCCTATGATTACTGATTAAATAAAGCTTTGCTGAGAAAGGACAGTTATGTTGTAGTGTTTTCCTCCATTGAGTTTAGAATTATGGATTATTATATGGACTGTCAAGTGCTCATTTAATGCTCATTTGTGATCTCATAATCATTTTCTTACTAGTTAACAATTTTATGCATAACGCATTTTGTGAGTTTATTGCCCTAACCCCTTTGCTTTactattttgaaatgatttcgTGTTGAACTAGTTGATATAGGAtccatttatgaaaaaaaaggtTCCCATTGAGGGCTTAGATCCTAGAAAATCCCTAGGCTATATAAATTTGCATATCAGAACAAACTTATGATCTTTTGGGAATGGATTGaagaagttgaaaatgatgACATCAGGATGATAAGGGTTAGTGAAGCTGATGAAAGTGGGAATTTCTGTTTTTCTAGCAGCATCCTGTCTGTCTGTCTGCCTATCTGTCTCTCTTCACACGAACATGTGCATGCACCGAATTTGCCTTCACTTCCTTTGCtttctttctccattttttccccCATCACTTTCGTTCGTTGCTTCCTTTTCTGTGCTtctgtttttctgtttttcatattttatttatttatttattttcctaggTGGGTTTTGATTCTTTGTAATGCTTACACGACCCCCAATGTGATTATTATGCAACTGATGACTTCGGTATAATAGTAAGAAGGGaaagataagataaaaaaaaaattacatcagGAAATGGGTGAAAAGAAGCATCTTGTCACTTTATCTTGTTGTATTGTAATAATCTAAGTTTTCAACTGTAGTTGGAGTCTTTATGAATATGATGGAATGCTACATGTACTAAAGAAATTCAAAGTTGATTATGAAACAGTGAAGCTAATTTACTCCTAATATGACAGAGCAAACTGGTGAACTGATGTAGAAATATTTAGGGTTATGGAGGTTCCTCTGCTACTCGTGATTAGGGATTGAAATCCTGAACTGCTTAGCCTTAAAAGAAGCGAAATATAATAGGGATGAGATAAAATATTGGATAGAATAGGGAAACCGCTTTTGTTGTATTACAAACACATGGTTGCTATAGGGACCCAAGTTTGCGTTTGTGATGCATGAACATTCAGAGCAAAGTTGACAACAGCTGACCATTCTCATGCTTTTTGTCAGATCATCCAAGCATTAGTCATTGATGACTGCATTTTTGTCCAAAGAAGTGCTTACCTTTTGCTCTATGCTTCCAATAATTATCTTTTGGTTGTCttctttgtcttctttcaaGTGGAATCTAATGAATATGCATATTTTAATTACTGCAGATcttattcaaaatctcattgGCAGTGGCAAGCCAAATCTGGCAGTTAAAtttgttttagaatttaagCTGACTCACAAGTTTCCGTTAATCGCCATCTTGAAAGACATTGTGGAGTCGTCCAGGGATGTTGCTAGAAAAGTTCGCAAAGATGGAAAGCATTCTCTTCAGTCAGTGGTAATTCTGATCTCCTCACATTATTTTTAGGATAACAGTTCAAACTCAATGCCTGTGCATGCTCATTAATTTTCTCAAGCAGAATGAAGCCACAAGCAAAGAAATCAGTGCATTGAAACTAGTGACTAAGTACATTAAAGACTACGATCTCAACAATGAATACCCTGGGGCCCCCCTTGAAGAGCGCATTCAGAAGCTCGAGAGCCAAATGGCCGCCAGGACGGCTGCCAAAAAGCGCCCTGCACTTGCCCCTGCTCCCAGGCCTAAGCAGCAGAAGAAGCAAAAAAGCAAGCAGGCTCAGACAACGGCAACAGCAAGTCCCTCAGTCCCAAGCGGTGCAGCAGGTACCAGTTCAACAGCTGCTCCATTCCAACAACCTCATTTGCAGGCACCGGGTTTGGTGCCAGATGGTCCTGTTCCATTCATGAACCCATCAGCTGGGCTGTATGGCTTTGCAGGAGTCCCCATGGGCTTCCCGGGGAACCTTGGCCCTCCTATGCCCCATTTACACCCAATGGAACCACAGCTGCCGATGCCATTTGCTCATGGTGGATACGGTTTGCAGTCTCTCTACCCTCCAGCTTACTTTCATCAGTAGTTCTTGGTGGTACTCTTTATGTTTTTTGTCCTTCATTTCTTTTACAGAAATTAGATGGTAGGTTAGATGTGTGGATGTCTGTATACTTGTATAGTGacactttttttcttaaataaatcattttgctaATGGCATAGATATTTTTGGGTCAATCCTGAAAATATTTCCTGTGGCATGGTCGATTTTTTGGGTGTGTTAATTATCCTATTCTGGGCCACATCATTTTCCAGCCCAACCCATCCACCATGGAGGTCTCATATACATATCAGATGTCTAATGCTAATGGGATGTGCTTGGCCCATTCAACAAAGCCTCCTCACAATCCCGGGCCCAGAGTCAGGTACACATCTCAAAACGACATCGTTATGGCGTCTTTCACTTCACGGTGGACACAATTATACAAGTTTTTAACCGTACTTCTCTCTGCAGACTGCATATTTTCGGCAAACGACATCGTTTTACCCTGTCTAATACGGCGTCGTTTTTCTACCTTTTGTAACTTCTGCCGTCTTTCTTTCTCTCCTAGGTTTTTTGTTCTGGTTTCTTTGTTCTTTAATGGCGACAGTGAAGACAATCGCATTAGGGCTCACACTCATCGACGAGAAGAAGGAAGAACTTCGCATAGCCTTCGAAGACCTCCAAGCCCACTCCTCCTCTCCCTCCTCCTTCACTCTTACCTGGTCCGACATTGATTCTCACTTCTCCTCCATCCAATCCTCTCTCACCCGCCAATTCGACCTCATCCAAtgccaaaacgacgtcgttcccGAAATCCTCCAAAAGTATGTCCCTCCATCTCACCCCCGGTTGAAACTCCTATGCTCCAACATGGATGCCAATGGCCTCACACGCTACATCATCGACCACAGTAAGGACCGCCAAGAAATAGCATCCGAATTGCCCGATGCTTTCCGGGTCGCCCCGGTCCCGGCCAAGCTGGTTCTGGATGCTTTGCAAGAATTTTTCCCGCCAAACGAGGTTGATAACGAGGGTAACAAACTGGGTTCTTTGATGCAAACTCGTTTGCTTTTGTTGGAGCAATTGACGGCAGTTTTGCCTGAGATTAAGGCGGATGTGATGCAGAGAGCGAAGTACTTGGCTCAGGAGTGGAAGGGGAAGATAAATCGTGGAGCTGTGACAAGTAATGGCTTTCTAGGGTTTTTGTATCTCCTGGCAGCTTATGGAATGGGTTCAGATTTTGATAGCAGCGAGTATGTTGAATTTTTGGCCAATGTTGTTGTGCAGAATCGGCAACAAGGATTTACTTTGTGTTGCAGGCTTAATTGCGTGGATAAAGTTCCAGGTGTGTATTTGAGGAAGTTTGTAAGTTTGGaagttttcttttaattttttttaatatggaaaTGTTCATTGCTTGTAGGATGCTTTTTGTTGATTGCGATATATGTAGCTCGTGGGCTAATTTTAGTGTTTATAGAACAGCTCTTTGTTGCTGATTCAATGCAATTTAgttttgcatgaaaaaaatTGTCACTTGTGCAAATGCTTATATTGATGAAATTACATGATATTATCTTTTACCAAGTTCAATGATTTATGTAGCCTAGGACaatttcattgtttttgtgATACCCTCTTAGTGGTTGATGCTAGAGGTGCAACTTGGTTGGGTTGACACAACTTGACCCAATCCAAACCCAACATTTGAGTGAGTTTGGtcaatcattttcaatacttgGATTGAGTTTCGGTTATGTTTTTTTAACCTAAGCTCAATTTGAATTGGGTTTGGGGTTAGGTTCGAACAAGTTGAACTTAATCCAAAcccgatttaatattttttataatatttataatgtatattatcatatataataatatttaatttttttagaattttaagaaagagtatcaaattatattatatcatattcttttgattttttttagaaagatatataaatttattttttgaaatttttttcctatttattatttaaattttgatataaatatatagaaaaatgtttttttaaagaatattatgaatgaattttgaatcatgTAATTTCATCAACTTGATCAACTCGAGTCTAACCTGACCAATTTGAACTCAACCTGAGCTTAGAGAAATGAGGTTGGGGTAGGCTTAGGTTGGGCTAGTCTAATATTCGATAATCTTCAATTCAAACTTGGTCAAGAATCAAGGTTCAAATTGTTAGCCGTACGACTCAACTAAGTCGTATTTGCCTTGACCCTTTTGGTGTCGAGTCCGATACTTGATACCATCTTAATCACAAACTCGgccaaaaatcaattaaattcgGTTAACTCCATTGAAATTCCGAGTTGACTCAATTAAACATCCAAATATTCTCCAGATTTACccataaatcatttttttccctttcaaatcACAACAAAGAGTAACCAAAATTAAGCAATCTCTAAAAGATTAGAGATTTTCCTATTGACAATGTTGTTGTGGTGATTGCTTGACTGGTGAGAAATATCATATTCTTCCATCAATGATGATATCTGCATGTTATTGTTGCCTCTCTTTGCTCAGGCTTTGTAGTGTCTCTAGTGCGATGTGGGCATGTGTTGCAAAGGAGGCTCTCTACCTCTGCCAAATAGGGTACTCTCTATTTGTGGTGTAGGATTGggaatttaaagataaaatgggtaaatatattattttatataaaaattatttattacttcaaatGCTCATGTGTGTTATAAATGTGAATTTGaagattattactttatatGTTAAGCTATGATATGAATTCCTTCAATTTGGTTAATGTATTGTTTTATATGGTAATCATATCATATGTagtgtattattttatatgctaaTTTATTCTTAATGATATATGGAAACCATtccatttattatattaatatgtttttaagtttattagtttttaaagttgattgaattatatttattttttaaaaatatttttcataatatttttataattttttgaacttctTATCTTAATCCATCTTATTTGCTTATGGCTTGATACTTAGTTGAGACGCCAAGACCAATGTGCCTCAAAACCCCTTGAATCAATGATTGGCACTATGATTTTGAATCATGACAAAAATAGGTTAAACTCGGTTGCATCCTTCGAGTTATTGAAAGTTTCTCCAGTTAAACCCATAAATCATTTCCGCCCCTCTAAATCATGACAAAAGAACGTTAAACAACAACTAAAACCGAGAAATCTATGAAAAATAGAGATTCTCATCAATAAAAAAGTTTAGAAAGATCTATGACTCTTATccatgatgaagaagaagacaaaaGATGACATCCTCACAACGATCATGGATGGACTGTAGTGCTTTCGTGTTGAAGATGTCATTGTGGTGGTTACTTGATTGGtgggaaaaaaaaccaaattcttCCATCGCGATCTTTGCATGTTGGTCTCACCTTTCTTTGCTTTGTCTTTGTGGTCTCATTGGTGTGGTGTGGATGTGCTTTGTAGAAGAGGAGGCGAAATTGGGTATACCGAGTCACCGACTACCCTCCTCACCTCCTTagtctctttctctctttgtgTTGTGGTTagtctctctttttctcttcgTATTGCAGTTACTAGTGATTGAGATTGGGAATTTGAAGAAAGGTggtaatttattattttatataagaatgatttattatttaaatgccCATTGGCTTATGAATTGCGTCTATCTGCCTTATATGATAATGGGTTCGAAATTGGTAAAAGAAAAGgtgaaaattcaataatttattattgtggTATGAATTGCATCAATTTAagtaatatgttattttatatggTAATGGTACCATATATAGTGTTTTATATGCTAATTTaagtaatatattattttatatggtaatGGTAAAAGAATGTTTTAGTTCATGTATTGATTATGTGTTCATTAATAGTTGCTATATGGTTTATGGAATGAAGGTTGCTAACATTGTCTAGTGGTAAAAGTTTCACCAGCAGTTCATAGAAGATAATATTTTGAGGAAAAAGGGAGTCAAATTGtatgttttataaattataagttattttctatttgattgAGAACCCATGGCAATAGATACTGTCATGGCTTCTGCTCATGTGCATTACAGAGAGGAAGATTTGTCTTGAACATAGTGGGTTGGGTGGGTGGATgcctgtgtgtgtgtgtctctCTGCTCATGTGCATTATAGAGAGGAAGATTTGTCTTGAACATAAGGTGGGTGGGTGTGTGGATGctcgtgtgtgtgtgtgtgggttCTTTGCTAGCCACCCAATATGTGATgaactaaggaaaaaaaaatcagcagaCTGTGGTGTCATATTGCCATTGTGATGTGACACTTCATAGTGTCTAGTGGTAGATTCTAATCCTTTGAGATGCTTACATGGTCTGATGTCATCAATTTCTCCATATTAACAGATAACTGTGCTAATATGGTAGAATGGGATCTGATAAAGTGGAAAAGTGTTGGCCCGGACCATGCAGCACCTTGGCCCCATGAGTGACCCTTGACACGACAAGGTGGCACAAGGGCACAATGCCTTGTGCAAGGAGACGACTTGGTGACCCATGGGCATAATGCCATGGCATGTTGCAGCACCGAGAGAGACTTGGATGATGCATATTGATGCAGCAACAACGATGTCAACCTAGATGGGATGCCTAAGGCTTGGCACAAGGGCACAATGCCTTGTGCACAGAGATGAGGAGTCATGGGCGGAATGCCATGACTTGTTGCTGCACCAAGAGATGGCTTGGCTAGGGAATGGTGCCATAATGGCAACACAATGGATGCAAGAGCATGTTGCCTCAGCATGGATGTGACCCAGATGTGCAGACTAAGAGAGGGCTGGGCATGCACATGAGCTGCAAGCAGCAACAACATGAAGAGTTGGATTCAAAGCAGGATTGCAAGTCGGGTATGAGTAGGAGTTTGGATTCCTGTTGGAAATGTGGTTTGAGTAGGGCTAGGATTGCTTGTCCCTAGTCCAAGTAGGAGTGGTTGGTGCCACAACCTATGAATAAGAGTCCAAGTAGAACTAGGTTTGTGTACTCCTAGTCTAACAAGAAGTGGGTGGCGCCACTCTATAAAAAGGGAGGACTAGAGAGCCTCTTGGCAGAGAATTTAGAGTAAGCATGAACTCACCAAAGAGATTGTGGGAGTCTTGGTGAAAACCATGTCTTGTATTCTTATTCAGTGAGGTAATAAAATACAGGTTGGGGTTGGTGCCCTATGATCTTGTGTGCCTTCTATGGGTTAGTCTCTGGTACATCTTGTGTGGGAATAGTGCAGGCTGGCTCAGAGGGCTTCTAAGTGCCACATGGATGCAAAAACTGGTGAAAGAATTTTGTGCCTGTGACAAAAAAGTTACGTGCCGGAAGCATCTTCTTGCTTCAGTATGATAATATAAGCTATTTCTACTGCACTTGGATTTTTTATGGACATGATGGACTTGTAGATGTATTgaggaaatttaaaatttacatgaAAGAGGAAAGCTAATTTGCACGCTGTCTCAGGGCGAAAAGGTAAATTGGTCTAGGAACATTTTATGAGCGCTAAAAGGTAAATggatttagaaatattttatggtCAGGGAGGCTCCCCTGGTAGCCATTAGGGATTGAAATCCTGAACATTGAGCCTTTATAGaagcaaaatattatgaaaatgaaagaagaataGGGAGAGAACTGGTGGGTCACTTTTGTCAAATTA
Protein-coding regions in this window:
- the LOC104877608 gene encoding truncated FRIGIDA-like protein 1; the protein is MVDFLGVLIILFWATSFSSPTHPPWRSHIHIRCLMLMGCAWPIQQSLLTIPGPESGFLFWFLCSLMATVKTIALGLTLIDEKKEELRIAFEDLQAHSSSPSSFTLTWSDIDSHFSSIQSSLTRQFDLIQCQNDVVPEILQKYVPPSHPRLKLLCSNMDANGLTRYIIDHSKDRQEIASELPDAFRVAPVPAKLVLDALQEFFPPNEVDNEGNKLGSLMQTRLLLLEQLTAVLPEIKADVMQRAKYLAQEWKGKINRGAVTSNGFLGFLYLLAAYGMGSDFDSSEYVEFLANVVVQNRQQGFTLCCRLNCVDKVPAHVKKFENLAQNVYDSRNQSLQYLNGATGAEITILKQIISCLEEYKLEAEYPREHLEMRIKMLEREMKDRKRSAAALVPRHQQQQELGSKHPWTKPAGAAVPSVAGASSTINPFQQSHL